The Agromyces atrinae genome window below encodes:
- a CDS encoding WXG100 family type VII secretion target yields the protein MSVRPEQVQALAGQIRGGAQGIRAELDRLESEVGKLRSAWGGDAQQSYDVAQAQWNKSLAELQQLLQQISGKTEEIASQYVQSDKSSAGRFAL from the coding sequence ATGTCAGTTCGTCCGGAGCAGGTCCAGGCGCTCGCCGGTCAGATTCGCGGTGGAGCCCAGGGCATTCGTGCCGAGCTCGACCGCCTCGAGTCGGAGGTCGGCAAGCTCCGCTCCGCATGGGGTGGTGACGCTCAGCAGTCCTACGACGTCGCTCAGGCGCAGTGGAACAAGTCGCTCGCCGAGCTGCAGCAGCTGCTGCAGCAGATCTCGGGCAAGACCGAAGAGATCGCCTCGCAGTACGTTCAGAGCGACAAGTCGTCCGCAGGACGCTTCGCGCTCTAG
- a CDS encoding WXG100 family type VII secretion target — MAEVISAEEGALRKGAQAVRETKTGIDGQVKKVRGEIEQLRGYWSGAAAVSFTTLMTRWDEQTRKLNEVLVTLEDALSGTERDQAATEEQHQSTISGLGSMMSGA, encoded by the coding sequence ATGGCAGAAGTCATTTCCGCTGAAGAAGGCGCCCTGCGCAAGGGCGCACAGGCGGTTCGTGAGACGAAGACCGGCATCGATGGCCAGGTCAAGAAGGTTCGCGGCGAGATCGAGCAGCTGCGCGGCTACTGGTCGGGTGCGGCCGCCGTGTCGTTCACGACGCTGATGACCCGGTGGGACGAGCAGACCCGCAAGCTCAACGAGGTGCTCGTCACTCTCGAAGACGCGCTCTCGGGCACGGAGCGCGACCAGGCTGCGACCGAAGAGCAGCACCAGTCGACCATCTCGGGCCTCGGCTCGATGATGTCCGGCGCGTAG
- the eccD gene encoding type VII secretion integral membrane protein EccD — protein sequence MSQTAIAAGAVLRLSVVSEDRRLDVAVPAQIPLVELLPGFARSLGLLDPTLAHGGYALHRADGGVLDPARGAGAQGVHDGELLTLVRGGLLAEARVYDDVVEAVIDATKEQHDSWTPNDSSRTALAISVTFLALCALLLLGTGRELGLSAILAAAGAVVLVATSAVLGRLRQPEASAALGLAAATYGGIAGFLAVPGDVIWGWPLAAAGAGLIVVGGISLAFTPQKPEIHLVPVVLGASIGLTATITAGLGLDPVGPYAIMLAVTATLANGLPWLALSTTRIRVVSAQTDAEIFAAPDPIDADEVKRRAAAGARVLVALRMALGLAALAATPLIAANGVTGALLTTLAFVGMMFQSRQTYARAGVLTLMALGALGLAATGLTVILTQPDLRIGLLIVLLVATALLVGLTLLSPRARLRIGRVADTVEVIALALLLPLGVATAGLA from the coding sequence ATGAGCCAGACCGCGATCGCGGCGGGGGCGGTCCTTCGGCTGTCCGTCGTCAGCGAAGACCGACGTCTCGATGTCGCCGTGCCCGCGCAGATTCCGCTCGTCGAGCTGCTGCCCGGCTTCGCACGGAGCCTCGGGCTGCTCGACCCGACGCTCGCCCATGGCGGATACGCGCTCCATCGCGCCGACGGCGGCGTCCTCGATCCCGCGCGCGGCGCCGGCGCTCAGGGCGTCCACGACGGCGAACTCCTGACCCTCGTCCGCGGCGGCCTCCTCGCAGAAGCGCGCGTCTACGACGACGTCGTCGAGGCCGTCATCGACGCGACCAAGGAGCAGCACGACTCCTGGACCCCGAACGACAGCTCGCGCACGGCTCTCGCCATCAGCGTGACCTTCCTCGCCCTCTGCGCCCTGCTCCTCCTCGGCACCGGTCGCGAGCTCGGCCTCTCGGCGATCCTCGCCGCCGCCGGCGCGGTCGTGCTCGTCGCGACATCCGCCGTGCTGGGCCGTCTGCGCCAGCCCGAGGCGAGTGCCGCTCTCGGGCTCGCTGCCGCGACCTACGGCGGCATCGCCGGCTTCCTCGCCGTTCCCGGCGACGTGATCTGGGGTTGGCCTCTCGCCGCGGCGGGCGCTGGTCTCATCGTCGTCGGCGGGATCAGCCTCGCGTTCACGCCGCAGAAGCCCGAGATCCACCTCGTACCGGTCGTGCTCGGCGCGAGCATCGGCCTGACGGCGACGATCACGGCGGGCCTCGGCCTCGACCCCGTCGGCCCGTACGCCATCATGCTCGCCGTGACGGCGACGCTCGCGAACGGTCTGCCCTGGCTCGCGCTCAGCACGACCCGCATCCGCGTGGTCTCGGCTCAGACCGACGCCGAGATCTTCGCCGCTCCCGACCCCATCGACGCCGACGAGGTCAAGCGCCGCGCGGCGGCCGGAGCCCGCGTGCTCGTCGCGCTGCGCATGGCCCTCGGGCTCGCGGCTCTCGCGGCGACCCCGCTCATCGCCGCGAACGGCGTCACGGGCGCGCTGCTCACGACCCTCGCGTTCGTCGGCATGATGTTCCAGTCGCGCCAGACCTACGCTCGCGCGGGCGTCCTCACGCTCATGGCCCTCGGCGCCCTCGGCCTCGCGGCGACGGGGCTCACCGTCATCCTGACCCAGCCCGATCTCCGCATCGGCCTGCTCATCGTGCTCCTCGTGGCGACGGCGCTCCTCGTCGGCCTCACCCTGCTGTCGCCTCGCGCTCGTCTCCGTATCGGCCGCGTCGCCGACACGGTCGAGGTCATCGCGCTCGCCCTCTTGCTGCCCCTCGGGGTCGCGACCGCCGGGCTCGCCTGA
- the eccB gene encoding type VII secretion protein EccB, whose translation MATKKDLIEAQGFSRRRLLSAFTGGAPGGKELDPAKPLRAVIAGIALTAAVILGGVFYGLIRPGLPQGWENNRLVLASDTGARYLSVEGVLHPVINTASARLLIPAGDFTVVSTDQGTLAGIEIGDTIGIVGAPDDLPAPDDLINSGWTACVSGDAQTAVSISAAPDATPAAGDGAVVSRDGDLFVVSGGFRYAVAEDEANAVLRAVGLGAASPVAVEGRWLNLFEPGDELEAIELSDAGASLRGTDLTVGTVVHAQGTPDDERYVVLKSRELAPLSPLAYQLYLLGTGADAEEREVSPAEIANLPTASTPAGGTGWPSAVLTELDAETVPCAVLGDELGVATTSLGSAPSATIDSPGVTVDIGAGALVQAGAAAPRVLLDESGTAFPIPGTNTDLIERLGYAADDVGPVIPSWIDFFAAGPSLTPEAAGQSPSTDASSSR comes from the coding sequence ATGGCGACCAAGAAAGATCTCATCGAGGCGCAGGGCTTCAGCCGGCGCCGTCTGCTGTCGGCGTTCACGGGCGGTGCACCGGGCGGCAAAGAACTCGACCCCGCAAAGCCCCTCCGGGCCGTCATCGCCGGCATCGCGCTGACCGCTGCTGTCATCCTCGGCGGCGTGTTCTACGGACTCATCCGCCCGGGGCTGCCCCAGGGCTGGGAGAACAACCGGCTCGTGCTCGCGAGCGACACGGGCGCCCGCTACCTCTCGGTCGAAGGCGTGCTCCACCCCGTCATCAACACGGCGAGTGCGCGACTCCTCATTCCCGCGGGCGACTTCACGGTCGTGAGCACCGACCAGGGCACGCTCGCCGGCATCGAGATCGGCGACACGATCGGAATCGTGGGCGCGCCCGACGATCTGCCGGCTCCCGACGACCTCATCAACTCGGGCTGGACCGCGTGCGTCTCGGGCGACGCCCAGACCGCCGTCTCGATCTCCGCGGCACCCGACGCGACGCCCGCCGCGGGCGACGGCGCCGTCGTCTCGCGTGACGGCGATCTCTTCGTGGTCTCCGGAGGCTTCCGCTATGCGGTCGCCGAAGACGAGGCGAACGCGGTGCTGCGAGCCGTGGGCCTCGGCGCCGCGAGCCCCGTCGCCGTCGAGGGGCGCTGGCTCAACCTCTTCGAGCCCGGCGACGAGCTCGAAGCCATCGAGCTCTCCGACGCCGGCGCGAGCCTCCGCGGCACCGACCTCACCGTCGGCACCGTCGTGCACGCCCAGGGCACCCCCGACGACGAGCGCTACGTCGTCCTGAAGTCGCGCGAGCTCGCACCGCTCTCGCCCCTGGCCTACCAGCTCTACCTCCTCGGAACCGGAGCGGATGCCGAGGAGCGCGAGGTCAGCCCCGCCGAGATCGCGAACCTCCCGACGGCGTCGACGCCGGCCGGCGGCACCGGTTGGCCGAGCGCCGTGCTCACCGAGCTCGACGCCGAGACCGTGCCGTGCGCCGTGCTCGGCGACGAACTCGGTGTCGCGACGACCTCGCTCGGATCGGCTCCGAGCGCCACCATCGACTCCCCCGGTGTCACCGTCGACATCGGAGCGGGCGCACTCGTCCAGGCCGGCGCCGCCGCGCCGCGCGTGCTCCTCGACGAGTCGGGCACCGCGTTCCCCATCCCCGGCACGAACACCGACCTCATCGAACGCCTCGGTTATGCGGCGGATGACGTCGGCCCCGTCATCCCCTCGTGGATCGACTTCTTCGCCGCCGGCCCGAGCCTCACCCCCGAGGCCGCCGGCCAGAGCCCGAGCACCGACGCGTCGAGCTCACGATGA
- a CDS encoding S8 family serine peptidase, which translates to MRFARLAASAAFGAVALAGFIAAPAPTTVAIAASNECAPGNIAFSPDAPLAFPLLQTDAAWARSTGAGIVVAVVDSGIDGSNPHLKNAVVGGIDLVGDGERADGLSDPQGHGTAIAGQIAARAVDGSGVIGLAPDAKVMPVRVFRGTDDESVRNGFGPTTERLATGIRYAAENGATIINVSLSDYADSGALRDAVDFAHSRGSLVVASAGNRATSEDTTDGPRYPAAYDAALAVTATDNSGVVTDDSIHGPHVDVAAPGAEVATSATGAGDCIYASDAPSSSFATGYTSAAAALVAAAHPGEGPDEWAYRLEATAARTDPDRRDDVNGWGLIQPASAITLLPDATTRGPEGPFFDTSASAVRPGGAVVTPNSDPSPFVLTAEATALLTVAGAAALGTIGTVIILRRRRQTERETVAAAVAAPTGLGLLERESVDEYE; encoded by the coding sequence ATGAGGTTCGCGCGACTCGCTGCGAGTGCGGCCTTCGGCGCGGTGGCTCTCGCCGGCTTCATCGCGGCGCCGGCACCGACGACCGTCGCGATCGCGGCCTCGAACGAATGCGCGCCCGGCAACATCGCGTTCTCCCCCGACGCGCCCCTCGCGTTCCCGCTCCTGCAGACGGATGCCGCGTGGGCGCGCAGCACGGGCGCGGGCATCGTCGTCGCCGTCGTCGACTCGGGTATCGACGGCTCCAACCCGCACCTGAAGAACGCCGTGGTCGGCGGTATCGACCTCGTGGGCGACGGCGAACGCGCCGATGGTCTGAGCGACCCGCAGGGCCATGGCACGGCCATCGCCGGGCAGATCGCCGCGCGTGCCGTCGACGGTTCGGGGGTTATCGGCCTCGCGCCCGATGCGAAGGTCATGCCCGTGCGCGTCTTCCGCGGAACCGACGACGAATCGGTGCGAAACGGCTTCGGACCGACGACCGAACGCCTCGCGACCGGCATCCGCTACGCCGCCGAGAACGGCGCGACGATCATCAACGTCTCGCTGAGCGACTACGCCGACTCGGGCGCACTGCGTGACGCCGTCGACTTCGCCCACTCGCGCGGCAGCCTCGTCGTCGCGAGCGCCGGCAACCGCGCGACGAGCGAGGACACCACCGACGGCCCGCGCTACCCCGCGGCGTACGATGCGGCGCTCGCGGTCACGGCGACCGACAACAGCGGTGTGGTGACGGATGACTCGATCCACGGCCCGCACGTCGATGTCGCCGCTCCCGGCGCCGAGGTCGCGACGTCGGCGACGGGTGCCGGGGACTGCATCTACGCGTCCGATGCGCCGTCGTCGAGCTTCGCGACGGGGTACACGAGCGCGGCTGCGGCACTCGTCGCCGCCGCCCACCCCGGCGAGGGCCCCGACGAGTGGGCCTACCGGCTCGAGGCGACCGCCGCGCGCACCGACCCCGACCGCCGCGACGACGTCAACGGCTGGGGGCTCATCCAGCCCGCGAGTGCGATCACGCTGCTGCCCGACGCGACGACGCGCGGCCCCGAGGGACCGTTCTTCGACACCTCGGCGAGTGCCGTGCGCCCGGGCGGCGCCGTCGTCACCCCGAACTCCGACCCGTCGCCCTTCGTGCTGACGGCCGAGGCGACCGCGCTCCTGACCGTCGCGGGGGCTGCCGCCCTCGGCACGATCGGAACCGTCATCATCCTGCGTCGTCGCCGACAGACCGAGCGCGAGACCGTCGCTGCGGCGGTCGCCGCGCCCACGGGTCTCGGCCTCCTCGAGCGCGAGTCGGTCGACGAGTACGAGTAG
- a CDS encoding PP2C family protein-serine/threonine phosphatase codes for MPNAPVVVTVAAVTDRGQKRQANEDSLLAESPVYLVADGMGGYDAGDLASQAVVAAFREHVVGDEITTLDEVRDALSAADDAVEVVSGTTKRGAGSTVSGVALVEHDGLPHWLVFNVGDSRVYRHTGSDLEQITVDHSLGQELVDEGALRPEDLATFARRNVITRAIGAPDSTADSWLMPVTDGERLLICSDGLTSEVSDEAIRATLTMSGRPESAAEALVQRANQAGGRDNITVIVVDVVSGGGRLTNDDTTSLRFASLGLGDSMIDDTTIPVRVVV; via the coding sequence ATGCCGAACGCCCCCGTCGTGGTGACCGTCGCCGCCGTCACCGATCGAGGCCAGAAGAGGCAGGCCAACGAGGACTCCCTCCTCGCCGAGTCGCCCGTCTATCTCGTCGCCGACGGCATGGGCGGATACGACGCCGGAGACCTCGCGAGCCAGGCCGTCGTCGCCGCGTTCCGCGAGCACGTCGTCGGCGATGAGATCACGACCCTCGACGAGGTGCGCGATGCGCTGTCCGCCGCGGATGACGCCGTCGAGGTCGTCTCGGGCACGACGAAGCGCGGTGCGGGCAGCACGGTCTCGGGAGTCGCTCTCGTCGAGCACGACGGCCTGCCGCACTGGCTCGTCTTCAACGTCGGCGACTCGCGCGTCTACCGTCACACGGGCAGCGACCTCGAGCAGATCACCGTCGACCACTCGCTCGGCCAGGAGCTCGTCGACGAGGGCGCGCTCCGCCCCGAAGACCTCGCGACCTTCGCCCGACGCAACGTCATCACGCGGGCGATCGGCGCCCCCGATTCGACCGCCGACAGCTGGCTCATGCCCGTCACCGACGGCGAGCGTCTGCTCATCTGCTCCGACGGACTCACGTCGGAGGTCAGCGACGAGGCGATCCGTGCGACGCTCACGATGAGCGGTCGCCCCGAGTCGGCGGCCGAGGCGCTCGTGCAGCGGGCGAACCAGGCCGGCGGACGCGACAACATCACGGTCATCGTCGTCGACGTCGTCTCGGGAGGCGGACGTCTCACGAACGACGACACGACAAGCCTGCGATTCGCGAGCCTCGGCCTCGGCGACTCGATGATCGACGACACGACGATCCCCGTGCGCGTGGTGGTCTGA
- a CDS encoding DUF5684 domain-containing protein, translating to MNPYYDPSAAIGAVIAMLAISSLIGVGIYVWYALALSRLFPRLGAESWKGWVPILNTSEIFARGGVPAWSVVFLFIPIVNLYGLYLYVIATHRINVLFGRGAGSTVLAVLIAPLWATLLAWGSTNPDPERGRLQATTGAADRATGPLAESAPTARDASGYAIPAAAGAAAYPPPYTGPDSDAGAPVSEYSDSVSNYIPSPAYAARPADDAAPFGASAPAPAVAGNPWAPRPTDAPPAPPVASPVPPAAPAPTGFDELPPPPIPARIPAPVPVAPEPEFLAPTPLPEPIPVPIVAQPPAPPAPPTPAEPVAAPVVAAPPAPPAPSAPVEAPIEAAPAEAPASNMQALFASDPAAVAPGTEDLDFAVAQTIITSPPPAAPVEDDEDDDFESTVVVDRRPKIPWRLVLDDGTSFDLTGARVVLGRNPAAADSSEQRLPVPDKTRTLSKTHARLELDDGRWSITDLRSTNGVLVVDASGEETLVEADVPIEVTSRFVLGEVGMRVTYGEDD from the coding sequence GTGAATCCCTACTACGACCCCTCCGCCGCGATCGGAGCCGTGATCGCGATGCTGGCGATCTCGAGCCTCATCGGCGTCGGAATCTACGTGTGGTACGCGCTCGCGCTCTCACGTCTGTTCCCGCGCCTCGGGGCGGAGTCGTGGAAGGGCTGGGTGCCGATCCTCAACACGTCCGAGATCTTCGCGCGCGGCGGTGTGCCCGCGTGGTCGGTCGTCTTCCTCTTCATCCCGATCGTGAACCTGTACGGGCTCTACCTGTACGTCATCGCGACGCATCGCATCAACGTGCTCTTCGGTCGTGGCGCGGGCAGCACGGTGCTCGCGGTGCTGATCGCGCCGCTGTGGGCCACGCTCCTCGCGTGGGGCAGCACCAACCCCGATCCGGAGCGCGGTCGTCTTCAGGCGACGACCGGTGCGGCCGATCGGGCGACCGGGCCGCTCGCCGAGAGCGCGCCGACGGCACGGGATGCCTCGGGCTATGCGATCCCCGCAGCAGCGGGAGCCGCAGCTTACCCGCCTCCGTACACGGGCCCCGACTCCGACGCCGGAGCGCCGGTCTCGGAGTACTCCGACTCGGTGAGCAACTACATTCCGTCGCCCGCATACGCCGCGCGACCCGCTGACGATGCTGCGCCGTTCGGTGCATCGGCGCCCGCGCCCGCCGTCGCGGGCAACCCGTGGGCGCCGCGTCCGACCGACGCGCCGCCCGCGCCTCCCGTCGCTTCGCCGGTGCCCCCCGCGGCCCCGGCCCCCACCGGATTCGACGAGCTGCCTCCGCCGCCGATCCCCGCGCGCATCCCCGCCCCGGTGCCCGTCGCTCCCGAGCCCGAGTTCCTCGCGCCCACGCCGCTGCCCGAGCCGATTCCCGTGCCGATCGTCGCTCAGCCGCCGGCACCTCCGGCGCCGCCGACCCCGGCCGAGCCCGTCGCCGCACCGGTCGTCGCCGCGCCGCCGGCACCTCCTGCGCCTTCCGCGCCCGTCGAGGCCCCGATCGAGGCCGCGCCCGCCGAGGCGCCCGCGTCGAACATGCAGGCGCTCTTCGCCTCCGACCCCGCCGCCGTCGCACCCGGCACGGAGGACCTCGACTTCGCGGTCGCCCAGACGATCATCACCTCGCCTCCGCCCGCCGCTCCCGTCGAGGACGACGAGGATGACGACTTCGAGTCGACCGTCGTGGTCGACCGTCGACCGAAGATCCCCTGGCGGCTCGTGCTCGACGACGGCACGTCGTTCGATCTGACCGGTGCGCGCGTCGTGCTCGGTCGCAACCCCGCCGCCGCCGATTCCAGCGAGCAGCGACTGCCCGTTCCCGACAAGACCCGCACCCTGTCGAAGACGCACGCGCGTCTCGAGCTCGACGACGGTCGCTGGAGCATCACCGACCTCCGTTCGACGAACGGCGTTCTCGTGGTCGACGCGTCGGGCGAGGAGACGCTCGTCGAGGCCGACGTGCCTATCGAGGTGACGTCGCGCTTCGTGCTCGGCGAGGTCGGCATGCGCGTCACGTACGGCGAGGACGACTGA
- a CDS encoding transglutaminase domain-containing protein — translation MSRRRRAAPVRPSDDQIIVIWGLAYLVVGVVLAAFAAWPVYQSPRMILVAAVGLLLGAGTIVLSRYLKWTGLTGALTTGLVAFVLYVVAVVPVAIPSAFSSPGAFFRGILDGLVGIVVGWKQLLTLDLPVGEYQAVLVPFFIVVFVGSIVASALITRENRWTPLAALAVLLMTVFGIAFGSSETSAPITVLGVEVPAPRELGLGVLSLLAAVVWLLGRARLTRARALARARAGTVRQGGESIAIAVRRNALAVGIVVIALVGGIVVAPAAASLGERGALRDTIDPHVVVQQQPSPLSGYRSWFQSTSFDTETFSITGDVDRVGRLPIAVLDEYDGEVFHVGADTRFSRLPRSAGPGSDRIDLDVQVGEGFGGIWVPAPTLLAAAPSFGGPRAEALADGFHIAPDGGGAVDVAPTDDGHGLVPGDSYTVLADEPVPDTSFATATGGESTIDPELYPALTEWAALQELPRTGAGFEELIDRLRARGYLSHGLLEDDASSAWVAALSASGRYAFLSSYAGHSRARLETLFTSMIDQQRRAGPGADEDMLVSGVGDDEQFAAAAALLARHWGFESRVVVGVRLAGAEEVPGIPACDDACTGGSMSAWIEARPAGGEWTAIDATPQFAMLPTEITEGEQLPENPTVPDEVTSEAVDPPQAQSDSSDEEVVADDRPSEALDAFWPIMRWVLIGTGALLLLLLPFATLFFAKRIRRSVRRGSPDTEVRVVAAWEELVDLYTDYRIPLESTPSRILAAESSGRAAALSLAAGVDRAVFSEHPPAKKFAEWAWQLVDDERKQLAASAGFRGRVRAALSLRSFTRRAGSRPRVFSLPDVFRKEIAP, via the coding sequence ATGAGCCGCCGCCGCCGAGCCGCGCCCGTGCGCCCGAGCGACGACCAGATCATCGTGATCTGGGGTCTCGCGTACCTCGTCGTCGGTGTGGTGCTCGCGGCGTTCGCGGCCTGGCCGGTCTACCAGTCGCCGCGGATGATCCTCGTCGCGGCCGTCGGACTGCTGCTCGGTGCGGGCACGATCGTGCTGTCGCGCTACCTCAAGTGGACCGGGCTGACCGGTGCCCTCACGACGGGTCTCGTTGCCTTCGTGCTCTACGTCGTCGCCGTGGTGCCCGTCGCGATCCCTTCGGCGTTCTCGTCGCCCGGTGCGTTCTTCCGCGGCATCCTCGACGGCCTCGTCGGCATCGTCGTCGGCTGGAAGCAGCTGCTGACCCTCGATCTTCCCGTCGGCGAGTACCAGGCGGTGCTCGTGCCGTTCTTCATCGTGGTCTTCGTCGGCTCGATCGTCGCGAGCGCGCTCATCACGCGCGAGAACCGGTGGACGCCGCTCGCGGCCCTCGCCGTGCTCCTCATGACGGTCTTCGGCATCGCCTTCGGATCGAGCGAGACGAGCGCGCCGATCACGGTCCTCGGCGTCGAGGTGCCCGCCCCGCGCGAACTCGGGCTCGGTGTGCTGAGCCTCCTCGCCGCGGTCGTCTGGCTGCTCGGCCGCGCCCGTCTCACGCGTGCGCGAGCGCTCGCCCGTGCGCGTGCCGGCACGGTCCGTCAGGGCGGCGAGTCGATCGCGATCGCCGTGCGCCGCAACGCCCTCGCCGTCGGCATCGTCGTGATCGCGCTCGTCGGCGGCATCGTCGTCGCACCCGCCGCCGCATCGCTCGGAGAACGCGGCGCGCTCCGTGACACCATCGACCCGCACGTCGTCGTGCAGCAGCAGCCGAGCCCGCTGAGCGGTTACCGGTCGTGGTTCCAGTCGACGAGCTTCGACACCGAGACCTTCAGCATCACAGGCGACGTCGATCGTGTCGGGCGACTGCCGATCGCCGTGCTCGACGAGTACGACGGCGAGGTCTTCCACGTCGGAGCCGACACGCGATTCTCGCGCCTGCCGCGGAGCGCCGGCCCCGGGTCCGACCGCATCGACCTCGACGTGCAGGTCGGTGAGGGCTTCGGCGGCATCTGGGTGCCCGCCCCGACGCTTCTCGCCGCCGCCCCGTCGTTCGGAGGCCCGCGCGCCGAGGCCCTCGCCGATGGCTTCCACATCGCCCCCGACGGCGGGGGAGCGGTCGACGTCGCGCCGACGGATGACGGTCACGGGCTCGTACCGGGTGACTCGTACACGGTGCTGGCCGACGAACCCGTGCCGGATACGTCCTTCGCGACGGCCACCGGCGGCGAGTCGACGATCGATCCCGAGCTCTACCCCGCGCTCACCGAGTGGGCGGCCCTGCAAGAGCTGCCGCGCACGGGAGCCGGGTTCGAGGAACTCATCGATCGGCTGCGCGCCCGCGGCTACCTGAGCCACGGTCTGCTCGAGGACGACGCGTCGTCGGCATGGGTCGCCGCGCTCTCGGCCTCCGGTCGCTACGCATTCCTGTCGAGCTACGCGGGCCATTCGCGCGCCCGTCTCGAGACGCTCTTCACCTCGATGATCGACCAGCAGCGTCGTGCGGGGCCCGGCGCGGACGAGGACATGCTCGTCTCGGGCGTCGGCGACGACGAGCAGTTCGCGGCGGCAGCGGCCCTCCTCGCGCGGCACTGGGGCTTCGAGTCGCGCGTCGTCGTCGGCGTCCGACTCGCGGGTGCTGAGGAGGTCCCCGGCATCCCCGCGTGCGACGACGCCTGCACGGGCGGCTCGATGTCCGCCTGGATCGAGGCTCGGCCCGCGGGCGGCGAGTGGACGGCGATCGATGCGACCCCGCAGTTCGCCATGCTGCCGACCGAGATCACCGAGGGCGAGCAGCTGCCCGAGAACCCGACCGTGCCCGACGAGGTCACGAGCGAAGCCGTCGATCCGCCCCAGGCGCAGAGCGATTCGAGCGATGAGGAGGTCGTCGCCGACGATCGCCCGTCCGAGGCGCTCGACGCGTTCTGGCCGATCATGCGCTGGGTGCTCATCGGCACGGGAGCGCTCCTGCTCCTCCTCCTGCCGTTCGCGACGCTCTTCTTCGCGAAGCGCATCCGCCGCTCCGTGCGACGCGGGTCGCCCGACACCGAGGTGCGGGTCGTGGCCGCGTGGGAGGAACTCGTCGACCTCTACACCGACTACCGCATTCCCCTCGAGTCGACCCCGAGCCGCATCCTCGCTGCCGAGTCGTCGGGACGCGCTGCGGCGCTCTCGCTCGCGGCGGGCGTCGACCGGGCGGTCTTCTCCGAGCACCCGCCGGCCAAGAAGTTCGCCGAGTGGGCGTGGCAGCTCGTCGACGACGAGCGCAAGCAGCTCGCCGCGTCGGCCGGCTTCCGCGGTCGTGTCCGCGCGGCGCTGTCGCTCCGCTCGTTCACCCGGCGTGCCGGCTCCCGCCCCCGAGTGTTCTCCCTGCCTGACGTCTTCCGAAAGGAGATCGCCCCGTGA
- a CDS encoding DUF58 domain-containing protein → MSFQTESRISRTTAGTGTHTRAETVTRYSQTRRGAVSGAVFGLRRAARGTASVVRRSVAWVRETVSPAGLLLAVALIAGVATGLGFGWIEGWVVAGIAFVLLALCVPFLIGAHDYRLDLQLDRDRVVAGNEVGGRLDLVNKGERVSLPGVVDIPVGAGLVEVHVPLLRAGGHHREELTIAAQRRGVIDVGPMTISRGDPLGVLKRELSWPEVQRIYVHPITVPIPPTSAGLIRDLEGTPTNALVDADLSFHAVREYVVGDSQRHVHWKSTAKMGRLMVRQYEESRHARIAILLDLDDEEFETEDEFEMAVSAAASLGVQGVREGRDVLIAASAPIPEFSRNAVQSIRTVPTRTPKALLDGMAAIESGGHVMRLEAVTNLTAQSFSDLSIAFLVTGQRMPLMRLRQAAIALPQGIETIAVRCEPGAEPTIKATREITVVTIGALGDLTQLLARGVIR, encoded by the coding sequence GTGAGCTTTCAGACCGAATCGCGGATCAGCCGCACGACGGCCGGCACGGGTACCCACACCCGGGCCGAGACCGTCACGCGCTATTCGCAGACCCGTCGCGGCGCCGTCTCGGGGGCCGTCTTCGGCCTCCGGCGCGCCGCGCGGGGAACGGCGAGCGTCGTCCGACGCTCGGTCGCGTGGGTGCGCGAGACGGTCTCGCCCGCGGGACTGCTGCTCGCTGTCGCGCTCATCGCGGGTGTCGCCACGGGCCTCGGCTTCGGCTGGATCGAGGGCTGGGTCGTCGCGGGCATCGCCTTCGTGCTGCTCGCCCTGTGCGTGCCGTTCCTCATCGGAGCGCACGACTACCGGCTCGACCTCCAGCTCGACCGTGACCGCGTCGTGGCCGGCAACGAGGTCGGCGGTCGCCTCGACCTCGTCAACAAGGGCGAGCGCGTGTCGCTCCCGGGCGTCGTCGACATCCCCGTCGGTGCGGGCCTCGTCGAGGTGCACGTCCCGCTCCTCCGAGCCGGCGGCCACCACCGCGAAGAGCTGACGATCGCCGCCCAGCGCCGCGGCGTCATCGATGTCGGCCCGATGACCATCTCGCGCGGCGACCCGCTCGGCGTGCTGAAGCGCGAGCTCAGCTGGCCCGAGGTGCAGCGCATCTACGTGCACCCCATCACCGTGCCGATCCCGCCGACGAGCGCCGGTCTCATCCGCGACCTCGAGGGCACCCCGACGAACGCCCTCGTCGACGCCGACCTCTCCTTCCACGCCGTGCGCGAGTACGTCGTCGGCGACTCGCAGCGTCACGTGCACTGGAAGTCGACCGCGAAGATGGGGCGCCTGATGGTGCGCCAGTACGAAGAGTCGCGCCACGCGCGCATCGCGATCCTCCTCGACCTCGACGACGAGGAGTTCGAGACGGAAGACGAATTCGAGATGGCCGTGAGCGCCGCGGCATCCCTCGGTGTCCAGGGGGTCCGCGAGGGCCGCGACGTCCTCATCGCCGCGAGCGCGCCGATCCCTGAGTTCAGCCGCAACGCGGTGCAGTCGATCCGCACGGTGCCGACGCGCACGCCGAAGGCGCTCCTCGACGGCATGGCCGCGATCGAGTCGGGCGGGCACGTCATGCGACTCGAGGCCGTCACCAACCTCACGGCCCAGTCGTTCTCCGACCTCTCGATCGCCTTCCTCGTCACGGGCCAACGGATGCCGCTCATGAGGCTTCGACAGGCGGCCATCGCGCTGCCGCAGGGCATCGAGACGATCGCCGTGCGCTGCGAACCGGGAGCCGAGCCCACGATCAAGGCGACGCGTGAGATCACGGTCGTCACGATCGGTGCCCTCGGAGACCTCACCCAGCTCCTCGCCCGCGGAGTGATCCGATGA